One segment of Rhipicephalus sanguineus isolate Rsan-2018 chromosome 6, BIME_Rsan_1.4, whole genome shotgun sequence DNA contains the following:
- the LOC119398004 gene encoding uncharacterized protein LOC119398004 — MIPKPGKRLQLENLRPISLTSCVGKVMEHVVLARLTNFLEDRDLIPHTMLGFRRNLSTQDAMLQIKHQVIDSTTRSTKAVLGLDLKKAFDNVKHSAILIRIMELGLGKRTYDYVRDFLTDRTAKITLGVLESGEIEMGSAGTPQGSVLSPMLFNLALVGLPPKLEEIDGLCHSLYADDITMWVTQGCDGQIEQTLQRAIDTVQSFLEGTGLTCSAEKSELLVYKPTRRGRKPKESEQSGNNAQEEIRLTTSEGHAIPKVDIIRVLGLHLAANGHNGETIRRLEKAVNQTIRLLKRITNRHSGMKEGNTIRLVQAFVLSRITYVASYLKWQVAEKAKLDCLIRKVYKQALGLPKNTSTMKLLELGLHNTLDELIEAHDIAQYERLSKTKTGRHILEKLGIGYHTQQGEKADVPATVRERIVVPPLPKNMHPDHHAGRRNKRAQDLHRKFGNSKEAVFVDAARYACRCGYVATVVNCEGICKTSVTVQTTLTETAEEVAIALAVATTEAEVVISDSQAAIRNYANGRVSREALRILTNNEQKIRNKNDTFVIWTPAHTETPLAGNEAAHAAARELTNRAVANADAASTEVPHGEEWEWEDRMTSYNEITQHYKLGRRKYPPPHNRLNKKQAVAWRQLQTHTYPNPVIFRLCYPDLYLTDKCKMCDARATLGHILWECSSLDDKAHGNHEEAVSNRRVRWEEALLSSAIEEQLWAVQRAEEAARAQGLAADA; from the coding sequence ATGATACCAAAACCGGGAAAGCGCCTACAGCTGGAAAATCTAAGACCGATATCGCTGACGTCTTGCGTCGGAAAGGTCATGGAGCACGTGGTCCTCGCGAGACTAACAAACTTTCTCGAGGACCGCGACCTGATTCCTCACACCATGCTGGGTTTCAGGAGGAACCTCTCCACGCAGGACGCCATGCTACAAATCAAGCACCAGGTAATAGACAGCACGACCAGATCCACCAAAGCAGTATTAGGCCTAGATCTTAAGAAAGCGTTTGACAACGTCAAGCACTCAGCTATACTGATCCGAATAATGGAATTAGGACTCGGTAAACGGACATACGACTACGTGCGTGATTTTCTCACGGACAGGACAGCGAAGATCACGCTGGGCGTTCTCGAGTCCGGAGAGATAGAGATGGGCAGCGCCGGCACCCCTCAGGGCTCGGTGCTTTCGCCCATGCTCTTTAACCTCGCACTCGTAGGGTTACCGCCTAAATTAGAGGAGATTGACGGGCTCTGCCACAGtctgtacgcagacgacataacCATGTGGGTAACGCAGGgatgtgacggccagatcgaaCAAACGCTACAGAGAGCCATCGACACGGTTCAGAGTTTTTTAGAGGGCACAGGCCTCACCTGCTCGGCTGAGAAATCCGAGCTACTAGTCTACAAACCTACGCGCAGAGGTCGCAAACCCAAAGAAAGCGAACAAAGCGGAAATAACGCACAAGAAGAGATACGGCTGACAACTTCGGAAGGACACGCAATTCCCAAAGTAGACATCATACGCGTGTTAGGCTTGCATCTCGCAGCCAATGGGCACAACGGTGAAACCATTCGCAGGTTGGAAAAAGCGGTAAATCAGACCATCAGATTGCTAAAACGCATTACAAACAGACACAGCGGTATGAAAGAAGGCAACACCATTAGGCTTGTGCAAGCCTTCGTCCTTAGTAGAATCACGTACGTTGCCTCTTACTTAAAGTGGCAGGTAGCCGAGAAAGCGAAATTAGATTGTTTGATCAGGAAAGTTTATAAGCAAGCCTTAGGGTTACCGAAGAACACAAGCACGATGAAATTGTTGGAACTAGGTTTGCACAACACGCTTGATGAATTAATAGAAGCGCACGACATAGCCCAATACGAACGACTATCAAAGACAAAAACGGGTAGGCACATCCTTGAAAAGCTAGGCATAGGCTATCACACGCAGCAAGGTGAAAAAGCAGACGTACCCGCGACGGTGAGAGAAAGAATAGTAGTTCCGCCGCtgcccaaaaacatgcacccggaTCATCACGCCGGTAGAAGAAATAAGAGGGCGCAGGACTTGCACAGGAAATTCGGGAATAGCAAGGAAGCGGTATTCGTGGACGCGGCCAGATACGCGTGCAGGTGTGGCTATGTGGCCACGGTGGTCAACTGCGAAGGAATATGCAAGACGAGTGTTACGGTGCAAACCACACTCACCGagacggccgaggaggtggccatcgccctcgcAGTGGCCACCACCGAGGCCGAAGTAGTAATTAGTGACTCGCAAGCGGCGATACGTAACTATGCTAACGGCCGGGTCTCCCGAGAGGCACTGCGAATCCTAACGAATAACGAGCAAAAAATCCGAAACAAAAATGACACTTTCGTTATATGGACCCCCGCACACACAGAAACCCCGctggccggcaacgaggcggcacacgcggcggctcgagagctcacgaaccgagccgttgcgaacgccgacgccgcttcgaCCGAGGTCCCACACGGAgaagagtgggagtgggaggaccgtatgactagctacaatgaaataacgcagcactacaagctaggaagacgcaaatacccaccgccacacaatagattaaataaaaagcaggcagttgcatggcggcagctgcaaacacacacttacccaaacccagttatatttcgtctctgttaccctgatctctatttgacagacaaatgtaagatgtgcgatgcaagggcaacactgggccacatactatgggagtgctcgagcttagacgacaaagcacacggaaaccatgaggaggcagtatcgaaccgcagggtgcgctgggaggaggctctgctcagctccgcaatcgaagaacaactttgggccgtccagcgagccgaggaagccgcccgagcccaagggctcgcggccgatgcctag